AACAGGACTCCCTTGGCTCCTGCTGCTTCTTCGTGTCTGGGTCTGTACAGGGCTTCGACTTCTACTGATAGACCTTGCAGGGCTGCGGCCTACACTTCTCCTAGCCTTCACTGGGCTCCTGCTACTGCTTCTGTGCTGCAGCAACTTTCCTGATTTTCGACTGGTGCTGCTTTGTTTTTCCTGTGTCCGACTTCTGTTCAAGCTTATTCGAATAGGAGACCTTCCTAGGTTCCCACTTGGATTTATCTGCTGTGTGGACCTTACTGGGCTTCTACTTGcacttctgcttctgcttctgcttctgcacTGGTCAGCTGGAATTTTGTTGATAGTTCGACTTCCATCAATTTTTTGTATAGATGGACTTCTGCTTATGCTTTTCTGAGGTGAGCTTCTACTTGTGCTTCTTTGGGTTATACGGATAGGACTTCCACTAAGATCTCTCCTGGGAGGGCTCCGGCTCACTGATCTTCTGGGGCTCAGACTTTGGCTTTGACTAGGGCTTCTTGGACTTATACTCATACTCTTGGACCTCGACCGATTTGGGCTCGTGGTTGCCCTTCTGCCCAAGGACCAATAGAATACCAGTTCAGTACAAAGGAAACTATATAAAAGTTTGTTCGATATTAAATTAGAGACCTAGCTTTCTTTGAAAGATCTTCTGAACCCGCGAGCTGATCCATATCGTTGTCAGACTTCGATTCAGCAATACCATTGCTCTGGAGCTCTCCATTTTCTTTTTGGAACTTGGTCATTTCTCTATGAAGTTTCTCTGGTATAACTCCTTCGTCATTGGCAGTGGTGTCTCTCTTGACAAGCAAGGGTGATTGCTTACCATCTGACATCAAACAGAAAgcaaggaaaataatattatttgaaaaGTGAAGCTCAAGATAGAACATCATCTTCATTATCATCATCAAGCCATATCAGTCCCAACTATTGGGAATTATGGACTCTGTGTCAAATGATATTCATCTCTTAAATCTCTTTGAGTGTGTTTACTAGACTTTTTCTTTATATTCCCCTCTTGTTAATTCTCAATGGATCTTATCCCTCCATTCTTCCATTGAACTATATGCAAGTTTAAAATAATGTATACAAAAAAAACTCCAAGACTCTACTTGTAGCTGTAACTGTGGTTCATCAACCTTCATCTAAGGCTTTGGCAAATTGTAGTGTTATCTCGAGTATTGCAAAAGAAGATAAAAGAGGCCAAAGCCAGTCACAGTTCCTTTGCAAAAGAAGATAAAAAGGTTGAAGCCAGCCAGCTCCTTTACCTGAGCAAATCATCTTTTCTCACAATGCTGAGGATGATGATAGAAGTAGAATACGAACTTAGGTTGTCAGGGTTGACTTTTTGAGCAAGAATAAAGTTTGTATACAAGTTTATGGTACTCTAGGGATTGACCTTCCAGTAGAAATAGGTTCTTTGCACCCATGCACAACGCCAAAAGAAAAGAACTACCAAACAGTATGCTAAATGAAGGCCAGAACAGTGAGACAGAAGGATGGTCTAACTGTACCCTAAGAATTTCTGCACTGTTGGATCTTCTGTCCATATAAAATTTGACTATTCAACAATCTTTCATACACAACCAAGAAACGCATCACATGCCCTTGTTCATATCTTTTTCTTAATTAATAAGTtcctttgtttctttttctccttttttgatgCTGTCTTAATCAGCAACAAGATATACTTAAGTACCCAAAAGTTCTGAGATTAAAAAAACTAGACTAACCAGACACATGTGAAGAGATCTTGGGCTTGACCACATGACCCTTGTGATCTCCATGGTCATCACTTTTTCCACTCCCTGTTTCAGATTCATTCTCCAATTTCCTTGAAAATAATAAGAATATATtgattacttttaaaattaaaagaaacaaaataatttaaaattattttgcaaaACATGTGTAAGGATCAGTGTGTGCAAGATTACCCACCTTTTGTGCTTGCGTCTTTGTTTCCTCTCATGCCTTCTGCGTCGTTTTTCCTGCTTTCTATCCCTTTTTCTTTTCCCACGCTTGTGCTTGCCTACTCTAGAATGTTTCTTCCTTCTGTATCGTGCATCATTACTTGAGCTGCTGATATTGGACACAGACGATGTGTAAGAATCAGAATCACTATCGGTGTCTGAGGATTCAGTGTCTGTCTCTGATAAGCTATCAGATTCAGTTGAATAATATCTTTTTCGCTTTCTCTTCCTTTTCCCTTTAGAAGACTTTTTGTGTTgtccttgctccaattcttcgTGATTCTGGTCTGAAGAGGCATCCTTAAATTGTTTTGATttggtatttttcttcttgtctgACCAGAAGAGCATACAGTTAATCAAATTGTGGAACAAAAAAGAGCTGCCCAACAAGAACGATAGttgaacaacaacaacaaagatATTAGCTAAAAATATTGAAGCAGGTTAACAAGATCGACAGTTGAACAACAAAATGAGTACCATTTTCGTGCATTACTGTCACATTCTCCTTAAGCTCTCCGCAGTTGACAATCTTCACAGGAACAACAGGTCTATCACCATCAACATCAACATTCTCCATGTTCCTCAAGGTCTCATGACCAGAAATGAGCTTTCCAAAAACAACATGCTTCCTGAGAATGTTTTGCCAAAGAATAAGAAAAGGAacacatgtggcaaaaggcgattagCTCGCCCCAGcacccccgtcaacccgtccctaggccaacacggaggagataaatcacgggtggctactagacATTAGTGCAAGTGGCCAAGGCATGGGGGAAGGCATGCTCGaacacgccgagtttcgaccccaatacctcatgtgac
This region of Zingiber officinale cultivar Zhangliang chromosome 9A, Zo_v1.1, whole genome shotgun sequence genomic DNA includes:
- the LOC122020343 gene encoding peptidyl-prolyl cis-trans isomerase CYP95-like isoform X2, coding for MLKHDSPGLLSMANAGRGTNGSQFFITFKAAHHLDGKHVVFGKLISGHETLRNMENVDVDGDRPVVPVKIVNCGELKENVTVMHENDKKKNTKSKQFKDASSDQNHEELEQGQHKKSSKGKRKRKRKRYYSTESDSLSETDTESSDTDSDSDSYTSSVSNISSSSNDARYRRKKHSRVGKHKRGKRKRDRKQEKRRRRHERKQRRKHKRKLENESETGSGKSDDHGDHKGHVVKPKISSHVSDGKQSPLLVKRDTTANDEGVIPEKLHREMTKFQKENGELQSNGIAESKSDNDMDQLAGSEDLSKKARRATTSPNRSRSKSMSISPRSPSQSQSLSPRRSVSRSPPRRDLSGSPIRITQRSTSRSSPQKSISRSPSIQKIDGSRTINKIPADQCRSRSRSRSASRSPVRSTQQINPSGNLGRSPIRISLNRSRTQEKQSSTSRKSGKLLQHRSSSRSPVKARRSVGRSPARSISRSRSPVQTQTRRSSRSQGSPVHSPAFNRRRSLSRSVSPEGSPKRVRRGRGFSQQYSFARRYRTPSPDRSPIRLHRFGGRNDRDRFSSYRSYHNRSPPRRYRSPRGRTPTRYRSRRSRSRSVSRSPVGYRGRKRGGHSISPARSRSPPRDSIRSGKQKSVSRSRSPSGSRSRSKSKSKSESRSRSSPETPSPKPVGKDQSSSPPSSSDGKRLVSYGDASPDSDPPK
- the LOC122020343 gene encoding peptidyl-prolyl cis-trans isomerase CYP95-like isoform X1, yielding MGKKNNPIVFLDVEINAEATRRMVFVLFADIAPKTAENFRALCTGEMGNGPNTGKPLHYKGSIFHRIIRGFMAQGGDFSRRDGTGGESIYGGKFADENFMLKHDSPGLLSMANAGRGTNGSQFFITFKAAHHLDGKHVVFGKLISGHETLRNMENVDVDGDRPVVPVKIVNCGELKENVTVMHENDKKKNTKSKQFKDASSDQNHEELEQGQHKKSSKGKRKRKRKRYYSTESDSLSETDTESSDTDSDSDSYTSSVSNISSSSNDARYRRKKHSRVGKHKRGKRKRDRKQEKRRRRHERKQRRKHKRKLENESETGSGKSDDHGDHKGHVVKPKISSHVSDGKQSPLLVKRDTTANDEGVIPEKLHREMTKFQKENGELQSNGIAESKSDNDMDQLAGSEDLSKKARRATTSPNRSRSKSMSISPRSPSQSQSLSPRRSVSRSPPRRDLSGSPIRITQRSTSRSSPQKSISRSPSIQKIDGSRTINKIPADQCRSRSRSRSASRSPVRSTQQINPSGNLGRSPIRISLNRSRTQEKQSSTSRKSGKLLQHRSSSRSPVKARRSVGRSPARSISRSRSPVQTQTRRSSRSQGSPVHSPAFNRRRSLSRSVSPEGSPKRVRRGRGFSQQYSFARRYRTPSPDRSPIRLHRFGGRNDRDRFSSYRSYHNRSPPRRYRSPRGRTPTRYRSRRSRSRSVSRSPVGYRGRKRGGHSISPARSRSPPRDSIRSGKQKSVSRSRSPSGSRSRSKSKSKSESRSRSSPETPSPKPVGKDQSSSPPSSSDGKRLVSYGDASPDSDPPK